TATGCCGGTATCGAACGGCAAATCGTCTCGGTCGGCGTGCTGACGCGCATCGAGATCTGGGCGAAGGAACGATACTCATTCGATAAGCCTCCGGCCGGCGCCACCCCCGATTTTATGGGCGAGCTCGGGCTCTAGGATCGGATGATGTGGCGAAGAGATGCTAGATCACGTTTCCGTCCTGCTTGCGCCGGCCGTGGATCTGCTCCAGATTCGTCCCGGCGGTATCTACGTAGACGCAACGTTCGGTGCCGGTGGCCACACCCGTGCGATGCTCGCGAGGCTCTCCGAGGGACGCGTAGTGGCACTCGATACGGATCCGCGCGTCGCCCGTTTGGCGGAGGCGGCCGGCGATGCTCGCCTGACCTTCGTCCGCGCGAACTTTCGCGAACTCGATTCGGTGCTCGATCGCTGCGCGATCGGACTGGTGGACGGCGTTCTCTTCGATTTGGGAGTCTCGTCGATGCAGTTTGACGATCCGGGTCGCGGATTCTCGCTCAACGCTTTCGCCCCCATCGACATGCGGATGAATCCGGCGCTGGGGCGCAGCGCCTACGAGGTTCTCGCTACGGCCAGCGAGCGTGACCTGGCCGACATCTTCTTTCAGTACGGGGAGGAACGCGCCGCGCGCCGCATTGCGCGCGCGATCGTCAGCCGCCGCGCGAGCGGTGCGTTGCCGAGCACGACCTCCGAGTTTGCCGCGCTGGTCGCCGGCGTTGTCCAGCAACCGGGAAGGCGCGAGCGAATACATCCGGCTACCCGAGTTTTTCAAGCGTTGCGCATCGCCGTCAACGACGAGCTCGACGCGTTGCGCGACGGGCTCGGCGCAGCCATCGGACGGCTTCGCGCCGGCGGCCGCGTCGTGGCGATCAGCTTTCACTCACTCGAAGACCGCATCGTGAAGCGAACGTTCCGCGACGACGAGCGTCTGGAAGTCGTCACGCGGCGGCCGCTGCGTCCCGATGAATCCGAACTCCGCGATAATCCCCGCTCCCGCAGCGCCAAGCTGCGCGCCGCCCAAAAGAAGGCAAGCTAAGAGATGATCGCTTCACGCACGCTCGAGCAGCGTCCACACCATACCAAGCCGCGTACCGTCCGCGCCGCGACGCAGCGAAGAAAGGTTCGCGCCTCGCGCGCTCGCCACGCGACCGTCGGGCGAATCTTCGGCATTTTGCTCTGCGTGCTGGCGCTGCTCATGGGCTACGTCGTTCTGACCTCGAGCCTGACCGGCCGCAGCTACGCGGTCGCGCGCGCACAAGCCAAGCGCGAGGCGTTGTTAGAAGAGACGCTTCGCCTCGACGATCGCATCGCGGCGCTGCGCTCCGACGACCGGCTGGCGCAGCTCGCAGCGCGCTTGGGAATGCGGGAACCGCAGCAATTCGCCGTGGTACGCGTCGAAGCTCCGCGCGTAGCCCGAACGAAGCCGCGCTTCCCAGTGCTCTCCTCACTTGCCGGTCTCTTCGAGCCGGCGATCGTCGCCAAGCCCTAGCGCAGCAGCCCGATGCATCAACGCACTAATACGCG
The genomic region above belongs to Candidatus Cybelea sp. and contains:
- the rsmH gene encoding 16S rRNA (cytosine(1402)-N(4))-methyltransferase RsmH, coding for MLDHVSVLLAPAVDLLQIRPGGIYVDATFGAGGHTRAMLARLSEGRVVALDTDPRVARLAEAAGDARLTFVRANFRELDSVLDRCAIGLVDGVLFDLGVSSMQFDDPGRGFSLNAFAPIDMRMNPALGRSAYEVLATASERDLADIFFQYGEERAARRIARAIVSRRASGALPSTTSEFAALVAGVVQQPGRRERIHPATRVFQALRIAVNDELDALRDGLGAAIGRLRAGGRVVAISFHSLEDRIVKRTFRDDERLEVVTRRPLRPDESELRDNPRSRSAKLRAAQKKAS